One part of the Magallana gigas chromosome 5, xbMagGiga1.1, whole genome shotgun sequence genome encodes these proteins:
- the LOC105339776 gene encoding cell surface hyaluronidase: MIIGKNQLTSRESARRNVTGYKCSRERLHVNQTYTMTKRLGTLLCGLLFCSAALAECPDDAADLVSWTTQFGTTSPQDEITISSPVLLDTSVELFGLTIASGGRLVWSRAGDYGMRTHYIKIQNGGELHIGSRTCRFGKKARITLLGEPEEKLNIPGFGEKFLGVEAGGVLNLYGREKLSWTKLTKHVPKFDEATAEIFNHKDSGAIERGHGFYIYHFREDFPADFDIEKDPGIVYVNRIHKSLKSSSQDNINTAISELATFLNNIPVGDIFVLATQRDYKREDKDYTTLFDALDLVAPVNSLRNVQPDDAYVALGKKGDQASFKEDLDSTIGPDNRTEALLVYSDDSRERELVVSTYNGLEPWQGSLELFVFNTLLTRPIISVVNNVNSWKTGDKIFVASTDYDWRQVEEFEVIPCNNVICSSNTVRLSHPFKYDHYGEIYNRVDMRAEVGLMTRNILIDAEVSEGNSNGGHVKFLHGFKDVQVDGVELTNLGQPLILGRYPLHYHMCEDLSDTSVYPTRSVLRKNSIHHTQFRCVTIHGTHSARLIDNVCYDSVGHGFFLEDGGEKNTYFRGNLGLGQRRFVGTTVLDVTGAIPTDTSKGPATFWITNPRTTVLNNAAAGGEGVGMWFVYPDSPTGPSRARNFMQDKEARHTKITLYKNNVHHSYTTAGLFVDNIEHDDLTVSEYNKYNPKQNPLDPSSAPVPAVFERATVYKNRGQNMWVRGTPIIVRESSFADSQVGATVIKEQDIWVEFINNVVIGYSDNLGKPNTGYTRSYPSTPSRDVVGFRFNKGPVFVKNTWFHDFVSTDIHRSAAMSNFECFGHMNPQNQVENVLFSFDDGPGNRFLFRECQSESSTTANTEREEDSLFMLKDIGNGLTGHSTTKSVTLVKNTPFLVTSQCRVRDSWNVAYCPYNYGEIMVSFSDEREMSVYRTDGALPKKSVLDKEFITILGETNQNQKNFLYLIAFDDGLPQSVTFKGKSITKSDSVIMAYCVPRDALLSVRYKIGGISLPTQPVCSLGEIQQDTEGGKYFYDKNVGVLFFKMINDVEYTTGEKASCPSGKCVRFGVTILSGTLTDSDCYDRFILETSYVHAAEGSPGAANDVLLATTPQAPEFLGAGSTYP; this comes from the exons GGAACGACTTCTCCCCAAGACGAAATAACGATCTCCAGCCCCGTGCTCCTGGACACGTCCGTGGAACTGTTCGGACTGACCATCGCTTCCGGTGGCCGTCTGGTATGGAGCAGAGCTGGCGATTACGGAATGAGGACGCACtatatcaaaattcaaaatggcggAGAACTACATATCGGGAGCCGGACTTGTAGATTCGGCAAGAAAGCACGAATCACTCTATTGG GTGAACCCGAGGAGAAACTGAACATTCCTGGCTTTGGAGAGAAGTTCCTTGGAGTAGAGGCAGGAGGAGTCCTAAATCTATACGGAAGGGAGAAGTTATCGTGGACAAAGTTGACTAAGCACGTTCCTAAGTTTGATGAAGCCACGGCTGAGATCTTTAATCATAAG GACTCGGGAGCTATTGAAAGGGGACATGGTTTTTATATCTACCATTTCAGGGAAGATTTTCCCGCTGactttgatattgaaaaagacCCAGGAATAGTTTATGTAAACCGTATACACAAGTCATTGAAATCCTCGAGCCAAGATAACATCAATACAGCCATTAGTGAACTTGCCACTTTCTTGAACA ACATACCTGTTGGTGATATTTTTGTTCTTGCAACACAAAGAGATTACAAACGGGAGGACAAAGATTACACCACCTTGTTTGACGCCTTGGATCTTGTAGCACCAGTCAATTCCCTTAGAAACGTTCAGCCGGACGATGCTTACGTTGCTCTGGGCAAAAAAG GagaccaggcgagctttaaaGAGGATCTGGATTCCACAATTGGACCCGATAACAGAACGGAAGCACTTTTGGTTTACAGCGATGACTCCCGGGAGCGTGAGTTAGTTGTAAGCACATATAATGGACTGGAGCCATGGCAAGGGAGCCTTGAGTTGTTTGTGTTCAACACACTGTTAACCCGGCCCATCATCTCTGTAGTCAATAATGTGAACTCATGGAAAACCG GTGACAAGATCTTCGTTGCGTCCACGGATTACGACTGGAGGCAGGTTGAGGAGTTTGAAGTCATTCCTTGTAACAACGTCATCTGTTCATCAAACACCGTCAGACTGAGCC atccGTTCAAATACGACCACTACGGGGAGATCTACAACCGAGTAGACATGAGGGCAGAGGTGGGGCTAATGACCCGAAACATTCTTATTGACGCCGAGGTGTCTGAGGGAAACAGCAATGGAGGACACGTAAAG TTTTTGCATGGATTCAAAGATGTCCAGGTTGACGGAGTAGAATTGACAAATCTGGGACAGCCTTTGATACTAG GTAGATACCCGCTCCACTACCACATGTGTGAGGATCTGTCTGACACATCCGTTTACCCCACACGGTCTGTGCTCCGGAAAAACTCCATCCACCACACTCAGTTCCGGTGTGTCACTATTCACGGAACACACAGCGCCAgg CTGATTGATAACGTCTGCTACGATTCCGTCGGCCATGGGTTCTTCTTGGAAGATGGAGGAGAGAAGAATACGTACTTCCGGGGAAATCTTGGCCTAGGTCAGAGACGGTTTGTTGGGACGACCGTTCTTGATGTGACTGGAGCTATCCCCACAGACAC atcgAAAGGTCCTGCCACGTTTTGGATCACTAATCCTCGAACCACAGTCCTAAACAACGCCGCCGCCGGGGGAGAG GGTGTTGGTATGTGGTTCGTGTATCCAGATTCCCCTACGGGACCCTCCAGAGCCCGGAACTTTATGCAGGACAAGGAGGCCCGCCATACCAAGATCACACTGTACAAAAACAACGTCCACCATTCTTACACCACG GCTGGTCTGTTTGTTGACAACATCGAGCACGATGATTTAACTGTCTCTGAGTACAACAAATACAACCCCAAACAGAACCCCCTGGATCCCTCATCGGCCCCCGTGCCCGCCGTGTTCGAAAGAGCCACAG TTTACAAGAACAGAGGTCAAAATATGTGGGTCCGTGGAACCCCCATCATTGTGAGAGAGTCCTC ATTTGCAGACAGTCAGGTTGGAGCAACCGTCATCAA AGAACAAGATATTTGGGTGGAGTTTATCAACAATGTGGTGATTGGGTACTCCGACAATCTCGGGAAACCAAACACCGGCTACACTCGCTCCTACCCGTCCACCCC aTCAAGAGATGTTGTTGGGTTTAGGTTTAACAAAGGACCTGTTTTCGTCAAAAACACCTGGTTCCACGATTTTGTGTCAACAGACATCCACAGATCTGCAGCGATGTCCAATTTCGAATGTTTCGGCCATATGAATCCGCAGAACCAAGTGGAAAATGTTCTCTTCAGCTTTGATGAT GGGCCCGGAAACCGTTTCCTGTTCCGGGAATGTCAAAGTGAAAGTAGCACTACCGCTAATACAGAGAGAGAGGAGGACAGTCTGTTTATGCTGAAGGACATCGGGAACGGCTTGACGGGACACTCAACAACAAAGTCTGTCACTCTGGTGAAGAATACCCCGTTCCTCGTCACCAGCCAATGTAGAGTTAGAGATTCCTGGAATGTCGCTTACTGCCCCTATAACTATGGAGAG ATTATGGTGTCATTTTCTGATGAGAGAGAAATGAGTGTTTATAGAACAGATGGCGCTTTACCCAAAAAATCTGTTCTGGACAAAGAGTTTATCACTATCTTGGGAGAGACGAACCAAAACCAAAAGAATTTCCTGTATTTAATCGCCTTCGACGACGGACTGCCACAATCTGTAACATTTAAAGGAAAATCTATAACAAA GTCGGACTCTGTCATCATGGCCTACTGCGTGCCCAGGGATGCCCTTCTTAGCGTCAGGTATAAAATTGGTGGTATATCACTGCCCACCCAACCAGTCTGCTCCCTGGGGGAGATCCAACAAGACACCGAGGGGGGCAAATATTTCTACGACAAGAACGTCGG ggttttgtttttcaaaatgataaacGATGTGGAGTACACCACTGGAGAGAAAGCGTCCTGTCCATCGGGTAAATGTGTCCGGTTTGGTGTCACTATACTTTCCGGTACCCTCACAGACAGCGATTGTTACGACCGGTTTATACTGGAGACGTCCTATGTACACGCAGCAGAG GGAAGCCCCGGCGCTGCCAATGATGTTTTGCTGGCAACAACCCCCCAAGCTCCAGAG TTTTTGGGCGCCGGATCTACCTATCCATAG